The Psychroflexus sp. ALD_RP9 region ATCTAAATCTTTGGCTTCTTTAATTAAGTTTTGAGCTTCACGTTTTCTTCGCTTAGTCATTGCAATCCCTGCTAAGTTAATCTTTGCCATCGCTAAATCGTGTTTCATGGCAAGCCCAAGTTTAATCGCTTTTTTGAAATACTTTTCAGCTTTATTCATATTAGTTTGTGATAGCATCAAGCCATGTAGATAATTATAATAACCTTGTTGCTTTTTAGTTAAAGCTGCTTCTGGATTCTTGATTTTGTCTAACCATTTTTTAGCACCTTCAAAATTTTGTTTGCGTAATTTTAAAAATGCTAGAAGAATAAACTCGTTTTTAAAGTATAGAAATATAAAAACACCAGAAAATAAAATTAAAGCAATACCGTTACCTATCTGAGATTCTGTAAATTGGTATACTCCATAAATAATTATTAATCCGGCAATTATAAGTTTAATATTTTTGTTGTACATGGCTTTTAATTTTCGCTGCAAAAGTACAAAAAACTGTGATTCAACTTACATAACTACAACGCAATATTAGACTATCCTATAATTTTGCTACTTGAGCTTAAACTATCATAGAAAAAATACATTAAAGTTGTTGATAGTTAATGTTATTTGGTTCATATTAGATTTGGGAATTAAAATATCTTGTTTAATTATAAACAACTCAATTTACTACGTATCTTTGCGAAGGCAGGTCGCCTTATCGCGCTTTTAAAGTGAGGAAAGTCCGGACACCAAAGCACAGCGTAGCGGGTAACGCCCGTCATTTGTTTTAAAACAAATCGGACAAGTGCAACAGAAAGGATGTACAGGTTAAGCTGTAGTGAAATCAGGTAAACTCTACGCGGTGAAATACCAAGTAAACCAAGTTTTGAGGCTTGTGCGGCCAATCTTGGAGGGTTGGTAGATTAGATTTTAATAGCAATATTAAAACCAGATAAATGATAAGGCGTTAACTCAAGTTAACGACAGAATCCGGCTTACAGACCTGCTTTTTTTTAGTTTACAGATGTTAACCGTGAACACCAGTGCCTTTTTCAAAACTTTTCACAACTTCAGCTTCAAAACTTAATAAGTCTTGCCATTTTTGATCAACAATTTCACGATCTCCATATTTTCTGGCAAAATTTAAAAACATCGTATAATGGTTGGCCTCACTAATCATTAATTTTCGATAAAACTTACGTAATTTTTCGTCCTGAAGTTCTTCAGAAAGTAATCTAAAACGCTCACAACTTCTTGCTTCAATTAAAGCGGCATATAATAATCGGTGTATCAATTGGTCAGTTCTGCTGCCACCTTTAGGAAAGAAACGAAGTATTTGGTTTACATACTCGTCTTTTCTATCGCGACCTAACTCAATATTACGCTCTTTCAACAAGTCATGCACAAGCTTAAAATGGCTCATTTCTTCTTGTACTAAGGCTGTCATTTCAGTCACTAAATCTTCATATTCAGGGAAACTTACAATTAATGAAATAGCAGTTGAAGCCGCTTTTTGCTCGCAATAAGCATGATCTATCAGTATTTCAGAAATATTTTTTTCAGCAATATTTGCCCATCTTGGGTCTGTTGGTAATTTTAATCCTAAAATCATGATTGTAAATCTAAATCAAATGTTCGTCTTAATGTATCTAAACTCGGGTAGCTTTTAACCAGTTTATCATATTTTTCACGATCGGTGTATAAATATTTAGCATTTTCTTTTTCATTTTTGTACACCACATCAATTTTTAAATCTAAAGTTGTGTTATCGAGTTCGTCTTTTAAAAAGCTCATCAAGTCGCCTTGTTGCTGTAAAATTTCGGCCTTCATCGTATCGTTAGGTACCTCAATGCAAATTAAATTATCTTTGGCAATTGGTTTGCACATGCCAATTGAGGTTGCTAAAATTTTTTGACCTTTATTTTTTACAACTTTCGAAAAGGCTTTCCACGAACGTTCTAAATCTTCTTGAGAAAATTTAGATAAACGTTCTTTTTTATTTGAATCTAACCTTTCTTTTTCTGCCTTGAGAGCTTTTTTATGTTTAATTGCTTTTAAAGATAAACCCGATGGTTTTGCCTCTTCTATTTTAGTTTTAGAGGAATTTAGGGCTGACTGAGTTGTCGCTTTTATTGAAGAACTTTCAACTTCTTTCTGAGTAGAATTATTTGGCTTTGATTGTGTAGTATCAGTTGAAGTTTTTACGCTTTTTTGATTTGCCGATTTTTCAGTTGTGATAACTTCAGGTTGCGGCTCGTTAACTTCAATAGAGGATGTAACTTGTCTTTCTGCTGTACCTACCTTTGTTGGATTTAGGATTTGTGGCTCAGCTTTTTTTTTTAAATCAACATTACTTTCAGAGGTAATAGAGGCCAATTGCATCAAGCAAATTTCAACATGTAAGCGCTGATTTCGACTTAGTTTATAATCAAAATCGCACTGGTTTGCAAGTTGTAGAGCAGTTTGCAAAAAAAGCAAGTCTGTTTGTTGTGCTTGCTCAAAATAGCGTGTTTTAGTTAGTTCGCCAACTTCTAGCAAAGCAATTGTTTTTTGGTTTTGGCACACCATTAAATCTCTAAAATGGCTGGCTAAACCACTAATAAAATGCTGTCCATCAAAACCCTTAGCTAAAATATGGTTGAATTTAATTAAAACATCAGCAATTTGGTTGTGCAGTAATAAATCTGCGACTTCAAAATAGGTTTCATAATCCAGAACATTTAAATTTTCAGTCACTGCTTGTCGTGTCAAATTCTTGCCACAATAGCTAACCACACGGTCGTAAGTAGAAAGTGCGTCTCTCATGGCACCATCAGCTTTTTGAGCGATGATGTGTAGCGCGTCATCTTCAGCCGAAACACCTTCTTTTTGGGCGATTTTTTTGAGGTGTTCTTTAATATCAGTTACCGTAATTCTTTTAAAGTCAAATATTTGGCAACGTGATAAAATTGTAGGTATAATTTTGTGTTTTTCAGTTGTTGCAAGAATAAAAATGGCATGTTTTGGTGGCTCCTCTAATGTTTTTAAAAAAGCATTAAAAGCCGCTTGTGATAACATGTGTACTTCATCTATGATATAGACTTTATATTTTCCTGTTTGTGGTGGAATTCTAACTTGGTCTGTCAAGTTTCTGATATCGTCTACAGAATTATTTGATGCTGCATCAAGTTCAAAAACATTAAAACTAAAATCAGATTCTTCTATTTCATTTACATCAGCATCAAGCTCTTGCTGATTAATTGTTTTTGCTAGTATTCGTGCACATGAAGTTTTACCTACGCCACGTGGACCTGTAAATAATAAGGCTTGAGCAAGATGGTCGTTTTTAATAGCGTTGAGTAAAGTATTACTTATGGCTTTTTGGCCAACGACATCTTCAAAGTTTTGAGGGCGATATTTTCGAGCAGATACAACAAAATGTTCCATAAAGCAAATATAAGTTTATCTCTAAAAATATGGCTTTAAACATCCAGTTTTTGAAAAAAATAAGATAAAATTAGGTAACCTGTTTGATGGTTTGGTTTGCTTCATCAAGATCTTCAGGTTCAAATTTTGGCGCTTCGTGAACTAGCTCGGCGACAGATTGGTATTGAAGTTTGGTTAGAATAGGGAAGTGGTCTGAATTAATACTTGGCAAAACTTTAATCTTTTTAAGTTTAAAATGGGCTGAATGAAAAAAGTGATCTAATGGCCATCTTAACATCCAGTATTTAGCATGAAATGTACTATAGCGCCCACGACCAATTCGGCTATCGAGTAAGCCGCTAATTTTTTTAAACAGTTCGGTAGATTTAGACCAAGCTACATCATTCAGGTCACCACAGACAATACAAGGGATTTTGGTGTTTTTAACTTCTTTAGCCACTATGAGTAATTCTGCATCACGCTCTGTCGACGCTTCGTTTTCAGTTGGGCTTGGAGGTTTTGGATGTAAGCCGTAAAATTGAATATTCTGACCAGATTTCAACTGAAGTTGACATGTAATTGATGGAACTTCATTTTCAACTAAATTTCTAACGTTGAGGTTAGAAAGTTTTAGTTTAGAATACAAATGCATTCCATATAAATTTTCTTGAGGAATTTTAACTTGGTATTGATAAGCTTTAGTAGCATCTGCTAATTCGTTTTCCCAGCGTTTATTGGTCTCAAGACAAATTAAAATATCTGGCTGATGTTTTTTTATTAACTTGATTAATTGATGGCTTGACGTGTTTGTCATGAGCACATTACTAACTAGAATGCTGATTTCTTGCTCAGGAATATTTTGTTTTGTGCTTTTTACTTCAACTGGATAAATACGATTATACTTTATAATTTTTATTGTTTGGTAGAGGCTTGCTAAGGCTAGCATCGAGAAGCTTACCAGAAACCAGCTTTCATATCGAAAGAAATTCAAATTAACTACTAGTAAAAAAATATTTAGGCTTAAAAATTGAACTCTTGGAAAATCGAAAAAACGAATAGACCAATGGTCGATTTTAAGATAAGGTATGATGGCAAATAGGCTTAATGCAAGGTTACCTATAATTATATATTGCATTAGTGATCGTGTTTTGCAATAAGCCAAACAGCATGGACAATGCCCGGAACAAAACCAAGAACTGTTAGCAATATATTTAGCCAGAAGGCAGGCTTAATACCTACGGTAAAAAACACTCCTAATGGTGGTAAAATTATCGCAAAAATTAGTCTTATTATACTCATACGGTTTGATATTTTTGAAGTTTTTGATGAAGTAAACGTTTGATTTTAAAGTTATTTTCGGGTATGATATAATATGAGGTATATAAAATGTAAACCCCCAAAATCATAATTAGGTACATACTCACTAAAAACATTTCATCAAATAAAGCGCCAGTATTTGCCTTACTGATTTGTAGCGGAAACTGAACGAATATAAGCATGATTGTACCGCTATTACCACCAGTTTTAATGGTTTCGTTAATGAGACTCGCAGTATGACTCTTACGTGATTTGTTTAGCTTACGCTGATGTCTAAATTGCAAGATAAATGCGCCAACTATAAATAAAATTGCAAACGTTAAAAGATAGTAAGCTTGCCAACCTAAACTGAAAAACATGTAATAAACCAAACAAGCTAATATTAGGTTTAATAGAATATTTTTACTTAAAAGCTTTTCTAAGCTGTACTTTATTGAAATTTTTAGATAGTAGTTTTGAAGTTTTTGAACTATTGTATCATTTCGATCAGAGAACCCATAAATGCCGTAGGTTTTAAATTGACGTTCAAGAGCTGTTTCAAATTTAAGATCAGGATTTTGTTCCCATTGTTTTTTTATTCCTTCTGCTAATTCTTTAACGAAAATACGCTGAACATCTACATAAACAACAAAATGTTCACGTGTGAATTGGTATAACCGCTTTAAGTCACTATACTTGAGCTTTGGATTGTCTTTCATAACTTAAATGTAAAGGATAAAATCTAATAAACAAAATTATTCAAATTCTTGGCAGTCTTCGCTAGGAATATTAACGCCAGCTGCTTGATTATAAACAAGTTCAGCGCCTAGGTGGCCAACATAAGTTAATAATACACAGCTAATAATTAAACCAATTAAAACGGCATTAGACTGCCATTTGTTTGAAATTTTTAAAACTTTTAGATTTAAATTTAACTCAATTAGGGCTATTAGGCTAATTATATAACCAAGATACAATGCAAAGTTTTCATGATTTTTTAAAACTGTAGGATCACAGATTGTTCTAGAAACTTCGCCATCGGCTTGTGATCCAGTGTAATAAGCAATCCAAGTGCTTATCAAAGCCAAGCCGACTAAAATTTGTGTTGTCGATTTAAATTTATCATTAAACAAACTTAGCAACTTAAATAAAGTTGCTAAGATGATGATTACAATAGGAAAATGAACGCTAAGCGGATGATAAACCGCCGTTCGCCAAAATTCAATTTCTTGCATTTATTTTAAAACTTTAACTGAAATTGGGTCTAAGCGTTTTCCAACTTTTTCAACTTCAACTTCAACGTTTTGGTTTTCTTTTAAAATTGAAAATTCTACTAATTCTCCATTTTGCATTAGCTGAGTTTCTTCAGTAAAATAAAGTTCAAGGGTTTTACCATCGTTAGTTTTAACATAAATCTCATTTTTATCTGCTTCAACTTCTGAGATTGTACCTTGATAGGTGCCAGATTCTACAACATCTGTTGAATGGCCACAGGAAATCAGTAAACTTGTAAAAATTAAAATTGAAAGTGTTTTAATAATTTTCATATCGATTATTTTTCTCAAAGATAGAGATTTTAAACTGATTAATATTGCAAGTAAATTTTTATGGAGTTAAAAGATGACTTAAATTATTTTACAAAGCTGTTGTTTTTTGAATTAGTTTATTTCTTTTTTGGTACTATTTTTTCTCAAATAAAATTCCCATAATTTTCAAAGTAGTTATCTTGTTATTGCCATCTCTTGTAAAGCTTAGTAGGTCTGATGAATAGTTAAAAGCATCTTTGTATAGTGGTTCTATTTCATTTTTCCAAGCACCATTTCTACCAAAAACAAAAAGTTTACCATCTATAAGTTGGATTTTTTTGCTGATTTGAAAATCTGCATTAAAGTAGTGTCCTTCAAATTCTTTTAGCTGATTTTCGTTGTAAGTAGTAGGATTGTATTCTTTAAATAGCCAAGGTAATTCGTTTTCAGAATTATAGTATTTATAACTTTTTTTATCAGACTCTAAGTCAAATATAACGCGCTTATCATTAAACATAAATTGATGATTTCCAATAGGTTTTAATCTTGTTATTTCTTCTCCATCAGTTGTAAGTACAGCAAGTTCATTGTTTTTAAGTTGTATGGTGTTTACTTTGATGGTTTCGACATCGCTACCCGTAAAGACATACTTTCCTTCGTACAACTTTAGCTCTTTTTTGGAAAGCTTTACTTTTTTATCTTTTTCTTTATTTTTTGTTTGATTATTGAAAGTATTGCTCGGAATGTATAGGTCAACTAACTGAAAAAACTGTTCTTCAAAATCTGAATCAAATGTATTTTGTGTAGTGAAAAACATCATATCTAATTCAGGAAAATAAAGATACTTGGATACAAAGCCGCCTAATATCATTCCATCAAAACCTTGCGCTTGATAGTTGTTATGAGTTTCAAATTCTACGCCTAAACCATAATCGATACGATTACCATTATTTAGCTTGGCTTTGGTATGCATTTTTTTATACAACTCAGGGTATTCGTTTTTTACTTTCTGTAAACCTAGATGCCACTTAAACATATCTCTTGCCGTGGTTAATACTTGCCCGTCTCCATTGTAAATAAAGGCGTGTAGATGTGTTTTATAGAAATCGCCTTCATCTTCTATGTAGCCTATTGCCCTGTTTTTAATTATAGTATAAGTGCTAGTTTTCTTTATGGTATTTTCCATTCCGAATGCTTCGAAAACATTTTCTTGCATAAAATCTGCAAAAGATTTTCCGGAAACCTTGGATATAATATCAGCTAATAAAATATAGTTTGAATTGGTGTATTGAAAGTACTCACCAGGTTTAAAATTTAATGATGTTGTTTTGGTAATAAAATTCATCATTTGCGATTGGGTAAGTAAATCATTTCTAGTTAAATCTGCAATTCCCGCAATGCCATCGACTTCTTTGATGCCACTTGTCTGATTCAATAATTGCTCAATGCTTGGGTTTCCTTTTTGGTAGCGAGGTAGATGATTGATGTATTGATAAGCAGGTTCTTTAATAGATAATTTGCCTTGTTCTTCTAGCAATAGTATGGCGAATGCCGTAAATTGTTTAGCGATTGACCCAACATCAAAAACTGTTTGGTTTGTAATGGGTGTGTCGTCATCCAAATTAGATATTCCATATTGTTTTTCCAATAGGATTTCTTCACCTTTAGAGATGAAAATAGAGAAACCAGGTGCGTTATCTGTTACTTGATAAATCTTGTCTACTTGTGCATCTAGATTTTGGCAAAATCCAAATGATGGTAGCAGCGTAAGTAAAATTAGTAGCGTTTTGTTGATGTTCATTTAATTACTTTATTGGTAAAGGCTATAGTAAATTTAGGGTGTTACAACTAGTGTTTTATTATGGCTATTAATAGTTAATTTTAAGACTTTAGTTTTTCAGTATTGTAAGGACCTTTTACATGTTTAGGTATTGGATTTCATTTATGTTTCATCCTTTTTTTATACTACCAATGTCAATTTTTAGTCATTTAAAATTATTTCTACCGCTTTATCTAGTAGTTCATCCTTTCCTTTTCTAATACCTTCAATTGTAGGCTTTACTTCAATATCTGGAATAATACCTATTCTTTGAGTTTCTTGTCCATTTGGATAATTTACTCCTATTCCAGAAATCATTGTTCGTAATCCACCAGGAAGCATAATTACAGAAATGTTGCCATCAGCACCTGCAGTTGTACTTCCTAAAATCTTAGTATTATTTCCTGCTTTAAATGCCATTGCTGTATATTCAGCCTGACTTTGAGATAACTCGTTAACCAAAACAACTAGCTTTCCTTGATATGTTTTTCCTGTACTAGGTATCTTTAAGCTTTCTGTGAATGTAAATTCACCTGGATTATCAACATTTCCGTTTGTAAATTTTACAAAAGGTGTTGCTGATGAAACAAAATATGAACCTAGACTAAAAGGTACAAAAGTTGATGGATAATTACGGATATCAATGATGATTCCTTTAGTGTTCTTAAATTCCTTTTTTATTGGTGCAATATCTTCATCTTTAATTGTTTCAAGCGTCACATACCCAATATTGTTATCTAACATTTTGAAGGATGTCTTATCGCTTTTCCTGTACCAACGATATAAATCCAGACTGTCTTTTGGGTATAGTTTAAGCGTCTTTTTTTGAGAGCTAGAATTTTCGGTTACAAACTCAATTTCAATACTATTCATTTTTGAGCGCAAGAGGTCTGTAGAAATATCACGTAATTTTGTTGGTAGATTAGAAGCTGGATAAAATTTAGATTTTTCTTTTAAAATTTTGTCGACAGAGTTTCCATTTATTTTAGTGATTACATCGCCAATATTCAAGCCAACTTCGCTTTTTAGTTCTTGATTATAATAATCTGTGACAACCAATTGATTTTCGATAAACTGAACGTGTATTGGTGGATGATTTGAGCCTTTCCATTCATTAATTTTATCAGCTCCGCCCCAAAGATTGGCATGAGTGTCTTGAATATCTCCAATTATTTGAACCGCTGCCAATTCATATTCTAACTCATTTTTTACATTAATAAACTGTGGAATGTATTCTTTTAATTTTTTGTTCCAATTTTCGTCCATTAAGTGTTTGTAAGGGAAAAAGTAGTTGATTATATTCCAATACCTGTAAAGCGATAGTAGCCTGAAGCCATCATCAGGAAATGACATATTTGAATATGAATTTTCATTTTTAAATTCGGGGTTGCCAACATTGGCAAACATTTTAATGTAGTAATGTTTACCCTGAGAACGGTTGTTGTAAATGTAGAGCAACTTTTTCTTCAAATCCTTACTTTGATAGTTAATCCAATTCAAATCTGGTTTCAGGAAAGCATTTTGATCTGATGATTTACATTTTGTACATTCTTTAACCTGGCCATAAAGGTTAATCCAATCAACAAGAAGTTTATCTCTTTCGGATGTGTTTTCTTTCTTTATGTATTTTGGTAAAAATCGAAAAAGCTCATAGTCCCAATTGTAGTTTCCTTTTGCTATTTCAGGGTGATGATATTTAAGAAAACCCCAAACCCGACCTAATAATTCAAGGTTGTCAATTTGTTTAGAGGTTAAATTTGATAATTTTATTAATGACCCATTATCAAACTCCTTATCAAGTTTGGCTTTTGGTAATTTTTTTTCAACTTCTTTAAGGGTTTGGACATCATGGTCGTCTATTGATAAA contains the following coding sequences:
- a CDS encoding serine hydrolase domain-containing protein; the protein is MNINKTLLILLTLLPSFGFCQNLDAQVDKIYQVTDNAPGFSIFISKGEEILLEKQYGISNLDDDTPITNQTVFDVGSIAKQFTAFAILLLEEQGKLSIKEPAYQYINHLPRYQKGNPSIEQLLNQTSGIKEVDGIAGIADLTRNDLLTQSQMMNFITKTTSLNFKPGEYFQYTNSNYILLADIISKVSGKSFADFMQENVFEAFGMENTIKKTSTYTIIKNRAIGYIEDEGDFYKTHLHAFIYNGDGQVLTTARDMFKWHLGLQKVKNEYPELYKKMHTKAKLNNGNRIDYGLGVEFETHNNYQAQGFDGMILGGFVSKYLYFPELDMMFFTTQNTFDSDFEEQFFQLVDLYIPSNTFNNQTKNKEKDKKVKLSKKELKLYEGKYVFTGSDVETIKVNTIQLKNNELAVLTTDGEEITRLKPIGNHQFMFNDKRVIFDLESDKKSYKYYNSENELPWLFKEYNPTTYNENQLKEFEGHYFNADFQISKKIQLIDGKLFVFGRNGAWKNEIEPLYKDAFNYSSDLLSFTRDGNNKITTLKIMGILFEKK
- a CDS encoding DUF2231 domain-containing protein, which codes for MQEIEFWRTAVYHPLSVHFPIVIIILATLFKLLSLFNDKFKSTTQILVGLALISTWIAYYTGSQADGEVSRTICDPTVLKNHENFALYLGYIISLIALIELNLNLKVLKISNKWQSNAVLIGLIISCVLLTYVGHLGAELVYNQAAGVNIPSEDCQEFE
- a CDS encoding endonuclease/exonuclease/phosphatase family protein, translated to MQYIIIGNLALSLFAIIPYLKIDHWSIRFFDFPRVQFLSLNIFLLVVNLNFFRYESWFLVSFSMLALASLYQTIKIIKYNRIYPVEVKSTKQNIPEQEISILVSNVLMTNTSSHQLIKLIKKHQPDILICLETNKRWENELADATKAYQYQVKIPQENLYGMHLYSKLKLSNLNVRNLVENEVPSITCQLQLKSGQNIQFYGLHPKPPSPTENEASTERDAELLIVAKEVKNTKIPCIVCGDLNDVAWSKSTELFKKISGLLDSRIGRGRYSTFHAKYWMLRWPLDHFFHSAHFKLKKIKVLPSINSDHFPILTKLQYQSVAELVHEAPKFEPEDLDEANQTIKQVT
- a CDS encoding S41 family peptidase translates to MKKTLIALMTIIALNCHCQENKKYNLGFEKHTDENTLADDWFKWGFYDLTIDKNAHSGKKSGKITSGQEGNSFGSIAYKIPANFKGKKIRLEGFMKIKEVKNGFAGLLLRIDGNGGTLAFNNMQSQNITGTRDWKKYSITLNYPKEAENIFIAGILSGKGEAWFDDFVLSIDDHDVQTLKEVEKKLPKAKLDKEFDNGSLIKLSNLTSKQIDNLELLGRVWGFLKYHHPEIAKGNYNWDYELFRFLPKYIKKENTSERDKLLVDWINLYGQVKECTKCKSSDQNAFLKPDLNWINYQSKDLKKKLLYIYNNRSQGKHYYIKMFANVGNPEFKNENSYSNMSFPDDGFRLLSLYRYWNIINYFFPYKHLMDENWNKKLKEYIPQFINVKNELEYELAAVQIIGDIQDTHANLWGGADKINEWKGSNHPPIHVQFIENQLVVTDYYNQELKSEVGLNIGDVITKINGNSVDKILKEKSKFYPASNLPTKLRDISTDLLRSKMNSIEIEFVTENSSSQKKTLKLYPKDSLDLYRWYRKSDKTSFKMLDNNIGYVTLETIKDEDIAPIKKEFKNTKGIIIDIRNYPSTFVPFSLGSYFVSSATPFVKFTNGNVDNPGEFTFTESLKIPSTGKTYQGKLVVLVNELSQSQAEYTAMAFKAGNNTKILGSTTAGADGNISVIMLPGGLRTMISGIGVNYPNGQETQRIGIIPDIEVKPTIEGIRKGKDELLDKAVEIILND
- a CDS encoding DNA polymerase III subunit gamma/tau — encoded protein: MEHFVVSARKYRPQNFEDVVGQKAISNTLLNAIKNDHLAQALLFTGPRGVGKTSCARILAKTINQQELDADVNEIEESDFSFNVFELDAASNNSVDDIRNLTDQVRIPPQTGKYKVYIIDEVHMLSQAAFNAFLKTLEEPPKHAIFILATTEKHKIIPTILSRCQIFDFKRITVTDIKEHLKKIAQKEGVSAEDDALHIIAQKADGAMRDALSTYDRVVSYCGKNLTRQAVTENLNVLDYETYFEVADLLLHNQIADVLIKFNHILAKGFDGQHFISGLASHFRDLMVCQNQKTIALLEVGELTKTRYFEQAQQTDLLFLQTALQLANQCDFDYKLSRNQRLHVEICLMQLASITSESNVDLKKKAEPQILNPTKVGTAERQVTSSIEVNEPQPEVITTEKSANQKSVKTSTDTTQSKPNNSTQKEVESSSIKATTQSALNSSKTKIEEAKPSGLSLKAIKHKKALKAEKERLDSNKKERLSKFSQEDLERSWKAFSKVVKNKGQKILATSIGMCKPIAKDNLICIEVPNDTMKAEILQQQGDLMSFLKDELDNTTLDLKIDVVYKNEKENAKYLYTDREKYDKLVKSYPSLDTLRRTFDLDLQS
- a CDS encoding YqaE/Pmp3 family membrane protein encodes the protein MSIIRLIFAIILPPLGVFFTVGIKPAFWLNILLTVLGFVPGIVHAVWLIAKHDH
- a CDS encoding tRNA-(ms[2]io[6]A)-hydroxylase, with the protein product MLGLKLPTDPRWANIAEKNISEILIDHAYCEQKAASTAISLIVSFPEYEDLVTEMTALVQEEMSHFKLVHDLLKERNIELGRDRKDEYVNQILRFFPKGGSRTDQLIHRLLYAALIEARSCERFRLLSEELQDEKLRKFYRKLMISEANHYTMFLNFARKYGDREIVDQKWQDLLSFEAEVVKSFEKGTGVHG
- a CDS encoding DUF2892 domain-containing protein; the protein is MYNKNIKLIIAGLIIIYGVYQFTESQIGNGIALILFSGVFIFLYFKNEFILLAFLKLRKQNFEGAKKWLDKIKNPEAALTKKQQGYYNYLHGLMLSQTNMNKAEKYFKKAIKLGLAMKHDLAMAKINLAGIAMTKRRKREAQNLIKEAKDLDKHNMLGDQIKMMKQQLKKI